GAACAAATCCCCCCACGGTACATAGCTGGGACGTTTCTTGGAAGTCGAAGTGCCAAGGGCCTCCTCAATTTCACGTCTTTCCTCGGGAGAGATGCGGGGATGGGTGGCAGGGGTTTCAAAGACCAAAGTGAACCATAAAACGGACCAGATGAGACCAACAACACCTAGAAAGATCAaccgatgaagaatatatatatatatataaaaaaaaaatatatatatattaaatatttcaattaacaGTTGCAATACTTGTGTGTTAAATGGGCCACAGAGTACAAATTCTTAGAACCAATGGCTTACTTATAAAACGTGTTTGCATACATTATTTTTGTCATTAATAGAAATATTATACAAACACGCAAATTgtctaatatttaaaattctaattctttaatttttcatacgcCTCTTCCATACTTTATGCATATTTGCTTAGTTGTGATTTGTTGCAAGGCCATATAAGTATGGACGTCATACTATTGCTGCTCTTCTtgatatttgcaaaatattcGTATAATTTTGATGAACTTGTTGCCAAACCATCAAACTTGGCATTGGCATACAATCGATATGCAGTGGGTAGAATATGTCAATGACCCCCCAACAGGTTCCCTATTTGGCAAGTCGTACATTCATGATACTATAGAAAATAGTTATTAAACGAAGTACAAGTAAGACATTGTGATATGGTCCTAACGGCTGGTTGGGGTGGTAAACCTCTTTGCCACGGTGGCCAACTTTCTGCTCATAAATAGAAAtccttcagaaaaattttgatgaaattttcgatAGATAGTGAAAGTTATTTTAGATTTGACCTAACCAAATTTAACGGCCTTCTTATGACTATCGATGTCTGTAAAGTACTCCCTATGATATGCATTTTTTAAAACCAGAGTCAAACTTACCGGTTACATAGAAAACACTGGCCCAGCCAGCAACCGAAATAAGAAAACCACAAACTGGCATAGTAATAGCAGCACCCAAGGAAGAAGCtggaaaaaacaaacacaatcaaaaattttgaaacatttaGAAAGACCCAGCTTCTAGGAAAATCGAAACTCCTACTTACCCATCATATTTGACATGAATTTGGATCTCTCATTTGGTGGAATCCATACGGCAGCTACAGGATGAATGGCAGGCCATGAGGCACCCAACATAAAGCCCAATACAACACGCACAACAATCAAAAGCACATAATTCAGATGGGCAGCCAAGGGTGTGATCAAAGTCAAGAGACTGGCCCACAACATGGAATGTCCAAACACACGACGTCCACCAATCAATTCGGCCAAACGGCCACCAGGTAACTCAGTAAGAATGTAACCCCAGAAAAAGCAACCTAGAACAAAGTTCTGTTGGTATGTATCCCAGGCAAAGCGGTCATCCACATCTTCAACTGATATactgctactactactactgctgTTGGCTGTTGAAGGCGCtaacgttgttgttgtaatgCTGGAAGTTAACCCCGAGGTGGTGTTTGTCGAATTGCTACCCTCCAAACTAGCATCTAAGGTAGCATTTTCTGGTTTTACCATTGCCACAATGGCAATGGTGAGATTTACACGCAGGGCATAGTTCAGCATAAAGCCGAACATTGTAAGAAGATTTAAGACTTGGCGACATGATAAGAAATCTGCAAGAAGAtaatagaaaaaagaaaaattaattcaaaggtTAAAAGGGTtggaaaacttttttctattaaaaagacTTTTGCTAGGATTTTACTACATTTattcatgatatccaacaaaccTAAAGTTAAATCAGTTAAGTCTTTTTTAACTAATGCTTCAAAGCCAAAATATCGAACAAACAATCTCTTCATACCATTTGTCAATCACACACATTAAGAATTCCCcaccttatttttataccctccaccataggatgggggtatactaatttcgtcattctctttgtaacacctcgaaatatgcgtctaagaccccataaagttatattgggttgcccaaaaagtaattacggatttttcatatagtcggcgttgaaaaatttttttcacagcttgtgactctgtaattgcattctttcttctgtcagttatcagctgttacttttagcttgctttagaaaaaaagtgtaaaaaaagtatatttgattaaagtacattctaagttttattaaaaatgcatttactttcttttaaaaaatccgtaattactttttgggcaaccctatatatattcttgatcgtcgtgatattttaagtcgaactagccatgtccgtccgtccgtctgtctatcgaatgcacgctaacttttgaaggagtagagctagccgcttgaaattttgcacaaatacttcttatttgtgtaggtcggtattgtaaatgggccaaatcagtccatgttttgatatagctgccatacaaatcgatcttgggtcttgacttcttgatcctctagggggtacaattctcgtccgatttgactgaaatttcgcacatagtgttttgatatcacttccaacaactgtgctaagtatggttcaaatcggtgtataacctgatatagctgccatattaaccgatcttgggtcttgacttcttgagtctctatagggcgcaattttcgtccgatttgactgaaattttgatatcacttccaacaactgtgctaagtatggttcaaatcggtctataaccttatatagctgtcatataaaccgatcttgggtcttgacttcttgagcctctaaagagcgcaattctcatccgatttggcacaaattttgtacaacggctcctcccatggccttcaacatacgtgtgcaatatggtcagaatcgatctatagcttaatacagctcccatataaaccgatttcccgaattcgcttcttgagccccgaattggactataacgtgataaagggtgatttttttgaggttaggattttcatgcattagtatttgacagatcacgtgggatttcagacatggtgtcaaagagaaagatgctcagtatgctttgacatttcatcatgaatagacttactaacgagcaacgcttgcaaatcattgaattttattaccaaaatcagtgttcggttcgaaatgtgttcattcaccgttcagcgatgaggctcatttctggttgaatggctacgtaaataagcaaaattgccgcatttggagtgaagagcaaccagaagccgttcaagaactgcccatgcatcccgaaaaatgcactgtttggtgtggtttgtacgctggtggaatcattggaccgtattttttcaaagatgctgttggacgcaacgttacggtgaatgaacacatttcgaaccgaacactgattttggtaataaaattcaatgatttgcaagcgttgctcgttagtaagtctattcatgatgaaatgtcaaagcatactgagcatctttctctttgacaccatgtctgaaatcccacgtgatctgtcaaatactaatgcatgaaaatcctaacctcaaaaaaatcaccctttataactgctcctccgtccttacttgcctaaaaacagatactgcgcaaagacctcgacagatgcgaccatggtggagggtatataagattcggcccggccgaacttagcacgctcttacttgtttcctaTCCACTAGCGTCGTTATTGCTCATTTATCGTCATTTAAAACCATTTTCTCCATCATATGACCCGATTCCAAGAACCCACAAGAATTCTCAAACGAATTGCAAACGTTTATCCACAAACTACTACTTAATGGTTAAATAAATTATCTCTTACCGATAACATATAGCCAATAATAAAACCATTTTAAATTATGAACATTAAATGGCCATAATACTGTCACATCTCCATTTCAATAAAACCAACACACAAAGAGACTCGGGACTCTTGACTAATACAGCCGTCTTAATTGTGTCATCAATCCGCGCGGCCTTAAAAACACCTTCAACATATTGAATTACCATGaattatacaaaaaacaaaatgtccaCAGAGATATGAACGGACATTGAACATCTCCCCAAACGATTCGAGGAAACCACTACTGACAAACCTTTCTCCATTAATAAGGGAATTATTGAAAAAAGTAAATCATTTGCGAAAACCATGCAGACGCCAACACAAAACAACATAAATATCAAGTGAACTAAGATTTAAGAAAGACATGCCTTCCAGGGCTCTAATGTGTCCCCCAGCCAAAATATCATATGGAACTTCCTCGTACAAAAATACTTGAACGCCAAAGTTTATTGACTTCAGGGGCATGACTTGAGTTGTTGGGTGTTGGGTGTTGGTGTATGAGAGGAAAGGAAAATCATGGCACGTGAATAATTTTGATGGTTTTGCTTTGTTGTGTTTTATGTCATTGCATTACACTGTGCAACAAAAAACTTTGTTGTATCAAAAAAGTATGATATACAGAAAAATTTGCCAGTTGCTATTCCTCTGTCGTCTACACGAAATCAATAGAATAGTCCGCTTTAGGCGATTATACTATTTGCGATTAACTagctataaacaagtaaaagcggccgggccgaatcttatataccctccaccatagatcgcatttaccaagttctttgcccagtatataggtaaacaaaggataattgttaagaatttctatgctattggagttatatcagattatgtaccgattccgaccatacttggtaagtcattgtacaaaatttgagcaaaagcgggtaaagaattgtgccctattgAGGCTCtggaagtaaaattgggagatcggtttatatgggagctatatcggattatggaccgattcagaccatttttggCATAATGtttaaaagtcaaaacaaaccactttgtgcacaatttcagccaaatcggatgatattagaggctcaaaaagcaaagatcaaaaatcggtttatatggcagctatatcatattattatccgatttagaccatacttctcatagttgttggaaatcaaaacaaaacactttgcgcaaaatttcactttgcgcaaatcagataagaattgcgccctctaggggctcaaaaagtcaagatctgttaatatgcgagctaggttaggtcaggttaaagaccgatttggaccttactcagttgttggaagtcataatagagcATCTCGTGGAaatttttaagccaaattggacaaaacttgtggcttccaggggatccaagcgtgaaatcgagagaccggtttatatggaagctttaacAGGTTATAGGCATATTGCAACCGCACTtgacatagtttttggaagtcgtaacagaacacttcatgcaaaattttaaccgaatcggagaaaaattgcggcttcctggggttcaagatgtcaaatcaggagatcggattatatggggagctataccaagttatagaccgatttcaaacgtacttggcacggttattgaacgtcataacagaaaacttcatgcaaaatttcagccaaatcgagtaacaattgcagcttctacGGGCTAAATATATcgactcgggagatcggtttatatgggatctatatccaaatctcaaccattatggcccatttgcaatccccaacgacctacatcaataagatgtatctttgtagaatttcaagcggctagctttttgcGTTTGACCGctttcatgatttcgacagacggacggacaaacatggctagatcgattaaaaatgtcatgacgatcaagaatataaaagggcattaagttcggccgggccgaactttggatacccaccatctggggtatatatgtaaatcctcTTTCGACACAATCTTAATggtggaatattttgaaaataaagcgattttggatgattaatatttgtttttgtgttctctaatcttGAGATATGAAAGGCATCCCTCGTACATGGCACAAATGTAAGAAGTCGCTTTTATAAAACCTTTGGCtgttttattatattaaatAGGGTAGCTCACAATGAAAGATAAGTTGTAATACCACACAATAATATCGACTGACGGATTGACGGATCtcactaaagggtgattttttagctattatctttttggcaaaactGGTTTAAGCAGTGTGATTTGTTTCaatgtcaaacattttcagcttggtctataatttaaccatgaatcgtcttacaacggacaacgcttgcaaattattgacttttttatgttcatcgcgcgcttcttccattcaggGACAAAGCTTACGTAAATAAGCgcaattgtcgattttggagtgaagattagccagaagcattgcaaggaCTACCAATGTATCCAGAAAAATTCACGGTTtgatgtggtttatgggctagtggcatctttggaccgtacttcttcaaaaatcatgcgaatcgtaaagtaactgtgaatggtgagcgctaccgtgagatgatatccaacttttttttgcccaaaatgcaaaagcttgacttgcatgacatgtggtttcaacaagacggtgtcacatgccacacagcacgtgtaaCAATGGAATTAttcagaggcgagttcggtgaaaaatttatttcacgttcgtgaCAGGTCCATTGGCCAtctttaacgcctttagattgTTTTTAGTGGGGttttgttaaagctcatgtctatacagacaatccGCATTGGACGCATTGGAACACAACATTgaatcatttattcgtgagataccggccgaaatgttggaaacagTATGCCAAACTTGGACAAAGCAATTGGACCATTTGAGAcatagtcacggtcaacatttgcatgacataatttcaaactttaaattatatggaccgtactatcgattcaaataaagagctCATgcgtttttctgaattttatgtgtttttataccctctacaataggatgggagtatactaatttcgtcattctgtttgtaactcctcgaaattttcgtctaaggatccataaagtatatgtattcttgatcgtcatgacattttaagtcgatctagccttgtccgtccgtttgtcgaaagcactctaacttttgaaggagtaaagctaggcgcttgaaaattgggattgtacatgggccatatcggtccatgttttgatatagctgccatataaaccgatctggggtcttgaattcttgagccactggaagcgcaaatcttatccgattttggctgaaattttgaagatgtgtttcgttatgatttctaacaactgtgctaagtatgctttaaatcggttcataacctgataaagctgtcatataaaccgatctgggatcttgacttcttgagccactagagggcgcgattctcatccgatttagttgaaatattgtacaacggcttctaccatgaccttcaacatgcgtgtcaaatatgctctatagcctgatacacctcCCCAATAAGCCGATCAtacatcttaagcccctaaagggcgtaattcatattcgatttagctgaaattttacacaatgatttctactatggtctccaacattttattcaattatggtctgtatcggaccataacttggtatacatagctccaatagcatatcaattcttttctttttcctttgttggcctaaagacaccgggaaaagaactcgacaaatgcgatccatggtggagggtatataagattcggcccgccgaactttgcacactcttacttgtttttttttttaaacctttccatagctcctaaaaaatcaccccttagttttaccatttaagcaATGTTATTGGTTTCATTAAAGCTATCTGGCTTCATCATGAATATTTGGTTTAAATGATAGTGGTTGAGATattgacagacgaagattacactatacaagacactgatactacccgtgttgttatatggttctgaagcatgggtacttgtgaaagcagatgaggctgtgcttggagtatttgagagaaagattcttcgtaaaatatatagaccagtttgcgttaatggagaatataggcaacgtatgaaccacgagctgtatgagttgtatgacgacgatagcatagttacacgcatcaaaatacaacgggtgcgttggctaggtcatgttgtcagaatggatgaagaagctgcagcaaagaagtggtaaacgcaaaccgggaagaccaatagcccgatggaaagatcaagtgagggaagacacctcgaaacttggtgtcagagattttagaatgagcgcagaagatcgaggtgcttggaacgttattctacgttcggctagtagaacaaatGTTTTGCCATAGCCTATTAATTTTAAGTAAAGTAAGGTTGAGATATTAACACTTTGGCAAAATTCTTAGATTACGGTTTTTGACTTTAGTCCATGATGTGACAAATCTGACTTTGGGTTCATTCCCATTGCCCATTTCAAATGAGGACAAGTGGAATCTTCAATAGAcctataaacattttttctatctTATAAGAAATGTTTCGCTTAGTATTGATATGAACGTATGATTTCAGTATTGATATGTTAGTATTGATATGAAAAATGAGTTTTTATTACTTATTTTCAAAAAGCAAAGATCTTCATTAACAAAAACTGTTGCACAGTGCTATTGAATgagctttttttattatactcccaaatgccttcaATTATTGAGTTTTGAGTTCTCAGTTTTAAAGGGGGAATCCGAAATTAAAAATTCTCATTTCCAATGATTTGCTTTGGAAACAAGAACTACTCTTTaaaaatccgttaaaaaataggggatatttttaaataaaccaaTTGGAGAATGACcttaaccatttttttttatgaattataACACCTGTTATATTGATAATTTTAGCTTTCTCACCTCATTTTATTAGCAATTCAGatggaaacatttttatttgtctgctggcaattaaaattattttacgaTTATTTTGTCTAGTAGCCTCTAAAAGAGTGGAATCGGGGGATTTTTTCGATGAATCACGTTTATTTTGTCAACTGGTTTTTAATTAGAATATACTTTGTCTTTATAGTCAACTCGTTTCTCAAATATTCATTTTAATGAGTACAGTAACAttctttatttgatttttatgatattcgaaaatatttaaaaacttttaacagtaaatgcaaataaaaatgttacatctgtttatattttgaataaataaatatttgtataatCGGTAgataaaaaagaatatttataAGAATTAACTTAGTAATTAACTGCGGTGTTGTCAAGAGAAATATGACAATCTTTACTTTATTATACGTACAAATCATTCAttaggaatttttgttttatgggTGTCGGATATAACAATAAAAGATGATTAACCAAGGAACACAATAGGCGAGTTAGCAATTAGACATTAAAGCAATAATTTTctcttatcaaaatttttaatttaaagaaaaaattttcatagaaatcgtttttatactctccaccataggatgggggtatactaatttcgtcattctgtttgtaactcctcgaaatagtcgtctaagaccccacaaaggacatatattctagatcgtcatgatatcttaagtggatctagccatgtccgtcgtccgtctgtctgtcgaaagcacgctaactttcgaaggagtaaagctagccgcttgaaattttgcacaaatacttcttattagtgtagtgacctacactaataagttgggattgtaaatgggccatatcgatccatgttttgatatagctgtcatataaaccaatcttggaccttgatttcttgagccactagaggacacaattcttatccgatttggttgaaattttgcatgaagtgttttgctatgtctatcaacaactgtgataagtatggttgaaatctgtccataaccggatatagctgtcatataaaccgatctggcgtcttgacttcttgagcctctagagggcgcaattcttatcggatttagctgaaattttgcacgacgtgtttctttatgacttctgaagctagccacttgaaattttgcacaaatacttcttattagtgtaggtcagttggattgtaaatgggccatatcgatctatgttttgatatagctgccatataaaccagtcttggatcttgacttcttgagcctctagagggcgcaattattatccgatttgggtgaaattttgtacaacggcttctcccatgactttcaacatacgtgttaaatatcgacaaatgcgatccatggtagagggtgtataggattcggcccggccgaacttagcacgcaatTCCCTGCAgtccaatttgaatttttaatgttttccatAATCTGTAATCATAAACTCTAATATATTGCGTTTTATCATTATGTATTCATTGCCTCAAAGAGCTGTGACAAATGCTTGGAAATTTTCCGCATACTTCTTCATAcccttttcttcttcttcttactgTGTAAGTCTATTTCTCAAATCAGATCATCCATTCAAGttgcatataaaaataaaccaaactcAACTAAAGGGCAATATGATTGTGGAAGAGAAAGAGCTTTGTAATTATTCTTGATCTTAATGCAATTGATTATGGAGATTTCATCATGTACTCGTATTTGACCATACAACTGACCATATGAGTATGAGTATAGCCATTAAGTAGGGCATAAAGAAAtgcatttgaagaaaaaaactaaattaggCCACATGTCGCATAAAGGATGTACATATGTATCTCATCGGATACTTCATAGCATGTCTCTTGAAGAAGATAATCACATTGGGTTGAATGTGATCATGCTTTGTGACAAACTAaacattcaataaaaattaaattaaaaatgaaattgaaatttcaaagaaaaatccaattccaaatgtaaatttgcctatCAACATTCCtttcaggaacaggggcaaacttctcacatatcaatgagtgctgaccgattcaagtttaagctcaatgataaaggactaacttttgatagccgagtccgaacggcttgtcgCAATTCGAACCCTCTTCGGGGAGTAGTTTTTACaaggcttctatgcatggcatagtacctcacaaatgtagccagctttCAGAGTGGAAAACTACCAGTGAAATtatttttctgaagttctcgccaggattcgaatccaagcATTCAACATCATCAGGACATGataaacctctgcgctatggtatCTACCAAACAGATGCAGCGGTCTAAATTGCAATTGGTCTGAGTTTCATCCCAAAATGCTATAATTATGTTCCGCTTGCAACAAAGGACCACACGACACTCATCCATGTTCACATGTCTAGCCATTGCCACactcagaaaaaagtttgctaaaaatagcaaacactatctactgaatattagtagtaaattttgctgctattgtagcagcaggtctgctattacagcagtagttctgcaatttcagagcagcaggcttacttctgaaaagtctgttgtttgatgaaaatgactgctgcttaattacgTACTTGTGGTACGATCTCCCATTCGGTCATTCGTTGCCCAAAAATATATCGACCGACGCTCAATAGTGGCATGGTTGGTCAGAGCAGGAAGAGCTGTTGGAAAACCGCATGACTTGAAGTCTTGGGCGAATTTCATATGAGAGTGAACTCTGCAATGAAACGGTTGCATGGAAGTGATTAATATGGGAAATtcgaaaataaagggtgattttgtaACTAGTATCTTATTGGCaacacgcacgtttcgtgttttgtttcaatgtcaaacatcttcagtttgatctataatttaaccatgaattgtcatacaaacgaacaacgcttgcaacttatgaaattttatcatcaaaatgcgtgctttgttagaaagttcatcgcgcgctcatttttggctcagtgGGTATGtaaataggaggccaccgtatcgcagaggttagcaagtccgcctatgacgctgaacgcccgggttcgaatcctggcgagaccatcagaaaacattttcagcggtggctttcccctcctaatgctggcaacatttttgaggtactatgccatgtaaaacttctctccgaagaggtggcGCACTatggcacgctgttcggactcggctatataaaagaggccccttatcattgagcttaaacttgaatcggactgcactcattgataggtgagaagattgcccctgtttcttagtggaatgttcaatgggcaaaatttgcaatttgggtatgtaaataagcagaattgtcgatttttgagtgaatatcagccagaagcattgcaagagctaccaaggcatccagaaaaagtcacagtttggtgcggtttatgggctggcggtatcattggaccgtacttcttcaatgatgatgcgactcgtaacgtaactgtgtatggtgagcgctaccgtgagatgatatcaaacctttttttgcccaaaatgcaagagcttgacttgcatgacatgtggtttcaacaagacggtgccacatgccacacggcacgagtaacaatggacttattgagaggcaagttcggtgaacattttatttcactttcgggaccggtcaattggccgcctagatcgtgcaatttcacgcctttagactattttttgtggggctatgttaaatgtcatgtctatacagacaaaccccattcaattaacgca
The Stomoxys calcitrans chromosome 3, idStoCalc2.1, whole genome shotgun sequence genome window above contains:
- the LOC106088062 gene encoding sialin codes for the protein MSNTEKQGVSKIRNFLSCRQVLNLLTMFGFMLNYALRVNLTIAIVAMVKPENATLDASLEGSNSTNTTSGLTSSITTTTLAPSTANSSSSSSSISVEDVDDRFAWDTYQQNFVLGCFFWGYILTELPGGRLAELIGGRRVFGHSMLWASLLTLITPLAAHLNYVLLIVVRVVLGFMLGASWPAIHPVAAVWIPPNERSKFMSNMMASSLGAAITMPVCGFLISVAGWASVFYVTGVVGLIWSVLWFTLVFETPATHPRISPEERREIEEALGTSTSKKRPSYVPWGDLFCSPAVWAIIITHGLSVFGFFTVINQLPTFMNQVLHFDIKKNGLFSSLPYLGKYIMAFGSSCFADWLRQRGALSTTATRKVFTTFALTTPGLLMVAQVFLGKEAAWSVTIFTLALFAHGAVTPGYLGNGLDIAPNFSGTIFGLANTLSSFGGFLSTWMVGALTYGDKSYHQWQIVFWILAVTYISGAVVYLILGTGDLQPWNNPPERKKVSDVHAEEGVPLKN